The Hyalangium ruber genome includes the window CGCCTTCTCGATGAAGCCGGGGCGGACGTGCTGCTCGTCGGCGACTCGCTGGGCATGGTTGTCCAGGGGCATGACTCCACGCTCCCGGTGACGATGGACCAGATGATCTACCACTGTACCGCCGTCACCCGCGGGGCCCGCCGGGCCCATGTCGTGGGGGACATGCCCTTCATGAGCTACCAGACCTCGGTGGAGGCCGCGGTGCGCAATGCCGGGCGGCTCGTGGCCGAGGGCGGCGTGGGCAGCGTGAAGCTGGAGGGTGGCGCCGAGTTCGCCGAGACGGTGGCGGCCATCACCCGCGCCAGCATCCCCGTCATGGGGCACCTGGGGCTCACCCCTCAGTCGGTGCACAAGATGGGCGGCTACGTGGTGCAGGGCAAGGACGAGAACGCCGCCCGGAAGATCCTCCACGACGCCCAGGCGCTGGAGCGCGCGGGCTGCTACGCCCTGGTGCTGGAGGGCGTGCCGGCGGAGCTGGGCTGGCAAATCACCCAGCGCCTGAGCATCCCCACCATCGGCATCGGCGCGGGAGTGGCCTGCGACGGGCAGGTGCTCGTCTGCTACGACCTGCTGGGGATGAACCCGAACTTCAAGCCCAAGTTCGTCAAGCGCTACGCGGACCTGCACGGCTCCATCACCGGCGCGGCGGGGGCCTTCTTCGCCGAGGTGCGCGCTGGCACCTTCCCGGACGAGGACCACTCGTTCCACTCGAAGACGCTGCGGCTGGTGGCCTCCAACGCCCACCCGGCGACCGAGGGCGCCGAGGGCGCCGAGGGGACCGAGAAGGTGGGCCCCGTCTACGGAGTCCCGGTCTGAGTCCCATGGCTCTCCAGGTCCTGCGTACGGTGGATGAGGTGAAGGCGTGGGTGGCGTCCGTGCGCCGTGAGGGGCGCCGGCTCGCGCTGGTGCCCACCATGGGCTACCTGCACGAGGGCCACCTGTCGCTCATGCGCGAAGGGCGCAAGCGGGCCGACGTGGTGGCCGCCTCCATCTTCGTCAACCCGACCCAGTTCGGTCCCAAGGAGGACCTGGGGCGCTACCCGCGTGACTTTCAGGGCGACCTGGCCAAGTGCGCCAGCGCGGGCGTGGAGGTCGTCTTCGCGCCCGAGCCGTCCGTCATGTACCCGCCGGGCTATCAGACGTACGTGGAGGTAACGGAGGTGAGCCAGGGGCTGTGCGGCGCTCGGCGGCCCGGGCACTTCCGGGGCGTGGCCACCATCGTCACGCAGCTCCTGTGCCTGTTCCGGCCGGACGTGTCCCTGTTCGGAGAGAAGGACTACCAGCAGCTCCAGGTGATCAAGGCCCTGAACCGGGACCTGCACCTGGGCGGTGAAGTGCTGGGCATGCCCACGGTGCGCGAGGCGGACGGGCTGGCGATGAGCTCGCGCAATGCCTACCTCACTGCGGAGGAGCGGCAGCGGGCCCTGGCCATCTCACGGGGGCTCCAGGCGGCGCAGGCGCTGCACCGGGCCGGTACCTCGGACGGGGTGGCGCTCACCGAGGCGGTGCGCCGGGAACTTCGAGCGGCGGAGCTGCGGGAAGACTACGTGGAGCTGGTGGACGCCGAGCGCTTGACGTCTCTGTCCGCGGTCCAGCCGGGCCAGCCAGCGCGCCTGCTCGTGGCCGCCTTCTGCGGTGCTACACGGCTGATCGACAACCAGCCCATCGGAGGTTAGAGGACGCGCATATGGCTGGGGGCAAGGCGAAGGGGGTGGGGAGCGAGCCGGGGGTGCGAGTCATCGCCGAGAACCGGAAGGCTCGCGCCGCCTACACGGTGGACGAGAAGCTCGAGGCAGGGCTGCAGCTCCAGGGCAGCGAGGTGAAGGCCCTGCGCGAAGGCACGGCCAACCTGTCGGACGCCTACGCGCTCCCCAAAGGCAGCGAGCTGTATCTGCTGAATGCCCACATTGGCTCCTACAAGCCGGCCAATGTGTTCACCCATGAGCCCACGCGGGGGCGCAAGCTGCTGCTCCATCGCGCGGAAATCGACCGCTGGGCAGCGAAGGTGCGAGAGCGCGGTTATTCCATCATCCCGCTTGTGCTGTACTTCAAGAATGGGCGGGCCAAGGTGGAGCTGGGGCTCTGCCGCGGCAAATCGCACGAAGACCGGCGACAGGACATCAAGGAACGGGAGACGAAGCGGGAGATGGACCGGGAAGTGCGCCGTCGCTGAAGACGGCCTCCAGTCCCGCCTTGGATACGGATGGACAAGAAGGGTCCCGACAAGAAGGAGCGGCTGCTGGCCGCTCTCGAGCAGGGCATGGTGATGATTCACTTGGACGCGCGCCGCCCGGGGGTGCTCGTCCCGTCGGAACTGCGCAACGAGTCCCACCTGCGCCTCAACCTCTCCTATCGCTTTGATCCGCCGGATCTCTCGGTCACCGAGTGGGGCGTTCGCTCCACGCTGAGCTTCGGTGGCAAGCGCTTCACCGTGGCGGTGCCCTGGTCGGCGCTGTTCGCCATCGCCAGCCACGTGACGAAGGAGCTGTTCTGGATGTACCCGGACGACATGCCGGCGGAACTGCTCCAGCAGACGATGGTGACGACCAAGGTGTCCACGCAGGAGGTGGTGCCCACGCCCGCGCCGGCTCCCGCGTCGGCGGAGGCGCGTCCCAGGGCGGTGCTCCGGGAGGTGCCCAGCGGTGAGGGCAAGGAGCCCGAGCCCGAGGGACCTCGGGACGAGCCGCCCACGCCACGCAAGGGCCACCTGCGCCTGGTGAAGTGAGGCGCGCGCTAGCGCTGCTTCTGCAACTTCACGTCGAAGTGCGCCGGGGCGCCACCGGTGAAGGTTCCCTTCCACGGCTTGTAGCCCGGCAGTGAGACCTGCACAGGGATGTCCGCGCCCGCCGGGTAGACATTGTCCATGAGCAGCGGCGTGGTGCCCTTGTCCTCGCCATTCACCCGTACCTGGGCTCCCTCGGGCTGGCTGCGGACGATGAGCGGCGGCAGCTCGGCGGGGGTGGTGGATAAGGTGGTGCGCACCATGTTCTCGGCACTCGGCAGCAGCACCTTGAGGTGGGGCAGGGCATAGTACCCACCCGCCACGAGCACCCCCAGCACGCCCAGTCGCAACGCCCATCGCACCCAGGGCGAGCGCCGATCCGGCTCCCAGAGCGTCTCCTGACGGGCCGCTCGCTCCTGCAACTCGAGCTTCTCCTCGGGGATCTCCACCGCGCTGAGCGGAGCCGCCGCCAGGGGCGCGGGACCCTGGCTGGTCAGGTTCGCGGCGCAGCGATCACACGGCGCGTAGGCCGAGGGCAGGGGCGAGTCGCAGCGCACACAGCGGAAGGACGGGGCAGGCTCTTGCGCGGGATGCGCTGCCACCCCTGGATACGTCCTCGCGAGGGCGGGCTCCGCGGAGACATCCTCGGATGGCCCATTCACCCCTTGCCCCGAGAGGTCGAGCTCCAGGGAGGGGAGGGCGTTCGCGCCCGGCTGGGTGTCGACGGGGACAACGGGAGAGGGAGGCGAGATGAGCCGCCCGCTCATGCTCAGCTCCCGAGACCCAGGCGCCAGGGACCACTCGGCGGACGCCTCGATGCCCCGGATTCCAGGGGGAGGAGCCGCAGGGGGAGGCGCGGGAGGAGACGCGCGAGGAGCCGCCGCGAGAGGAGGCTGCGCGGCCGCGGGCTCCCGTGCCGCCTCGGCCTGCTCGAGCAGGGTGGGGGGCAGGTTCAGCTTGGCGAGGAAGTCCGCCAGCGCGTGAGAGGTGGCGGGCTCTCCAGCGCGGGCGAGGTAGCGCGCGAGCGCCTCGGCCATGGCCTCTGGCTGGGCGAAGCGCGCCTCGGGCTGCTTGGCCAGCGCGCGCATCACCACCTCGACCAGGGGCTCGGGCACGTGGGTGAGGGGCGGAGGCTCGCGCTGGGCGATGGCCATGGCGACGATGATCGCCTCGGACGAGTCGCTGAAGGGGTGCTGCCCGGTGAGCAGCTCATAGAGGACGATGCCCAGGGAGAACTGATCGCTGGCGGCGGTGGCGGGCGCGCCAGTGACGACCTCGGGCGCGGCGTAGGAGGGCTTGCCCTTGAAGACGCCGGGCTGGGTGCCGTTGGAGACGCCTTCCAGCCGGGCGATGCCGAAGTCCGTCACCTTTACCTCACCCTCGCGGGACACGAGGATGTTGGACGGGGAGATGTCACGGTGGGCGGTGAGCACCGGCCGCCCGTTGTGAGTGCGCCGGTAGGCGTGGATGAGGCCGGCGAGCGCCTGGGCCCCGATGAAGGCCACCAGGTGCGGGGGAAAGCGCGTGCCCTGCCTCTTCGCGCGGCGGATCAGCGCGCCCAGATCCCACCCGTTCACCAGCTCCATCACCAGGAACAGGCCGTCGGCGTCGGTGCCCACGTCGTACACGCTGACGAGGTTCTGGTGGTGCAGGTGCGTGGCCAGCTTGGCCTCGGAGAGGAACATCTTGGCGATGCCCTCCTCCTTGGCCAGGTACGGAAGGATGCGCTTGATGGCGACGTGCTTCTCGAAGCCCTCGGCGCCTCGGGACAGGCCCAGGAACAGCTCCGCCATGCCTCCAGAGGCCAGGGGCCGCACGAGCCGGTAGCGTTCGTTCACGGCAGCTCCCTCCGGTCCCTCAGCCCTGGGGCTGGGTGATGTCGCGCAGGAGCTGCCAGGGGTAGATGCCGGTGCTGTGCCCGTCGCTGAAGGTGAAGGTCAGCGCGTAGTTGCCCACCGGCTGCAGCGCCTGGACGCGGGTGTCCGCGGGCACGCGGTTCGGGTCGAGGGTGCGCTGGTGAGTCCACTCGTCCACGCAGGCGGCGCACGGACACTGCTGGCGCAGCACCTGCGCGGAGGCGGAGGTGTGGACTCCATCATCCCAGGTCAGCGTCAGGCGCATGCTGTCCGGTGCGAGCTGGACGTCGGTGGCCTTGACGGGCTTGGGGGCTGGCTTGATGCGATCCCAGAAACTCACCGGTTCACCTTACCTGAATCTCACGAGGCGAGCTTCACAGGTTGGCGGTGGCCTTCCAGGCGCACACCCTTCTTCTGCAGCACGCGGCGCAGGGCCTCCACCACCTTGGGGTCGAGCTGCGCGCCGCTGAGCTTGTCGAGGATCTGCATGGCCTGCTCCAGCGGCATGGCCTTCTGGTAGGGGCGCGTGGAGGTACAGGCGTCGAAGGTGTCCGCGCAGGCGACGATGCGCGCCAGCATGGGAATCTCCTCGCCCTTGAGCTTGTCCGGGTAGCCACTGCCATCCCAGCGCTCGTGGTGGCTGCGCACGCAGGCGCGCACCGAGGTGAGGAAGCTCACCGGCCCGATGATGGAGTCACCGATGGCCGGGTGCTCGCGCATGATGGCCATCTCCGCGTCAGTGAGCCGCGACTGCTTGCAGAGGATGGACTCGACGATGCCGATCTTCCCGATGTCGTGGAGGATGCCGCCATACTGGAGCTGCTTGAGCTGGCGCTCGGGCAGGGTCAGCTCCCGGCCGATCTCCACCGCCACGTCTCCCACTCGCTGGCTGTGGCCGCGGGTGTAGGCGTCCTTGGAGTCGATGGAGTTGGCCAGCGCGACGATGGTCTCCAGGTAGCCCTGCTCCAGGCTCTCGTAGAGCCGGCGGTTCTCCATGTCGTAGGCCATGAGCTGCTTGCTCATGTAGTTGAACGTCTGGGCCAGCTCGCCCAGCTCGTTCTTCTGGCGGATCTCCACCTCGGCGCCGAACTTGCCGCCGGCCAGCTCCAGCGCCTTGGCGGTGAAGTTCTTCAGGGGGCGCGTGAGGTTGCGAGAGAAGACGGCGGCCAGCACCAGCGCCACGAGGATGGCGCCGCCCAGGGCCATCAGGATGCGCCGCTCCATGGAGCCTACCTGGTGGTAGGCCTGCACCACCGGCTGCTCGGAGACGATGGCCCAGCCCAACTCGGGCAGCACCGTGTAGGCGGCCACCGTGGCGTCCTTGCCCTTGCCGAAGTTGCCGACGTGGAAGTGCTCCGAGTCGGGCGAGTGGGTGAGCTGCCGCAGCAGGTGCTCCACGGGGCCGCGCTGGGAGATGTCCGGGTTCTCTCCGAGCGCCGCGCCGCCCGCCAGCAGGTGGCCGTGGCGGTCCGTCACATAGAAGAAGCCGCTGGAGCCCACGCGCTCCTGAAGGAGGAGCTCCTGCAGGCCCGCGAGGGACAGGTCCGCGGCGATGTAGCCCTTGACCGGCTCGCCCACGGGGAAGGCCAGCGTCAGCACCGGGACGTGCTGGGGCCCCTGATGCACCACCTCCGCGTAGCTCATGCCGGTGAGGCCCTGGAGCAGGGCGCGGGCGCGCGCCTCGTGCTCGGCCACCGCGGTGGGAGGCAGGTCATTCACGGCGAAGGCCTGCAGGCCCGGCATCCGCTCGCCCTGCGCGGTGAAGACGGTGATGGCCAGCACCTCACGGTGTTGGCTGAGCACCGAGCCCAGCAGCGCGCGCTGCTGAACCGGCGGGTGCGTGAAGAAGGCGGTGTTGGTCAGCGCCACCACTGCTTCGGTGGGCTCGGACAGGAGGTTGTCGAGCTTCAGCCGCAGCTGCTTGACGCGCTCTTGCGCCAGCTCCTGCGCGTCGCGCACGAGCAGCTCGCGGGTGTGGGAGACAGACAGCCACCCCACCATCAGCGTGGGGATGATGCTGGCCACGAGCATCAGCAGGAGGATGGCTTTGAAGAGGCGCACGCGTTCTCGTCCCTGATGCTATTTCCAGCTGGGCTCGCCTACCTGGAGCTTCACGCGATCCTCGATGAGTTCGAAGAGGCGCTCGGCGGATGCGTCGGATTTCTGGCTTTCACCCAGGGCTCGCACCGTCCATCGATAACGGCCGGCGGGGAGCGCTGGCAATTGCCACTGTGTGGCGGGCACGGTCTGGCGCAGGGGCGGGCCCTGGACGGGGTGTACCTCCACCTCGTACTGCTTGGCGCCAGGGACGGGGCGCCACGCCAGCGTCACCGGGCCCAGCTGGCCCTTGATGGGCGTGAACTTGAGCTTCTGGCCCTCGCTGGGAGAGCGGAGCTGGGGCACCTCCAGCGGAGGGGCGGGAGGAGGTGGCGGCTGCCCCTTCTCCACGCGCACCGTCTCACCGGGGCTGACCGGCCGGGTGACGCTCTCGGCGTTGACGCGCACCGGCGGCCCCGACTGGACGGAGACGGTGGTGTCCCCGCCCTCGCTCACCTTCACCTGGAAGGAGGAGGGCTGGCCCGTGCCCGGAGACAGCAGGGCCCAGGCGTTGTCGGCGGCCTTGGCGGCGGACTGGTAGTCGGCGGACTGGAAGTGCGCCTCGGCCTCTCGCAGCTTGGCCGAGGCCTCCTCGCGCCGGGTGGCCTGGCGGTCCGCCTGAGCTACGGCGCTGCGCGCGGTCTCCAGCGCGCTCAGGGCCCGGGCCCGGTCCTCCTCGGGCGGCAGCTTGAGCTTGGTGCCAGGAGCCACGGCGTCCGAGGTCAGCTGGTTGAGCGCCCGGAGCTCACTGGCGCCCTTGGGGTCTCCCAGCGTGCGCTCGGCGACCTGGGCCAGCGACTCACGCTCGTTCACCACGACCAACCGCTCCGCGGGCGTGGCCGAGAGCCAGACCAGGAGGAAGAGGGCGCTTCTCATTGGAATACGATCTCCCTTCCCGCCTGGACGGTGGCCGAAGGCGTGGAGACGGAGAGCGACTGGGTGGAGGGCGTCTCCAGCGCGGCGTCCACCTGCCCCTTGAGCAGGGTGAGGTCCGTGCGCTGCTGGCCCGGCCGTGGCCGCGTCTCGGCGATACCGATCAGCGCATCCTCTCCCAGGTTCACCCGGCCCCCATTGCCGAAGACGATGCGCGCGCTGGCCCCCGCGGCGGTGCGCACCTTGTCATTCTCGAAGAGGGGCATGCCGTCTTGCGCGGAGATCCATTCATCTCCCACGACCCGCTTGAGCTTCACATCCCCCCGCACCTCCCGCAGGTGCGCGCGTGGCTCCGGCGCCTTCGGCGGGGTCGCGGAGGGCGCGGGTGGCTTCTCATCGGCGGTGCAGCCGAAGGGCATGGCCGAGAGCGCGAGGGCGAGGAGCATGAAGGAGCGGCGACCGGTCACGAGAGGTTCCAGGGCGCGCAGTGTAGCCCGGGAGCCACCGTGCTCGCACGGGCCGATCATTCCCCGCCCGTTAATCCACCAGGCGGCGGTGCTGCAGGCACGGCAGGTTGCGGCGGATGCGGGCCTGGAGGTCCGGGTCCACCGGCGCCAGCGCCAGCCCCTCTCCCTCCGAGGCCCGCGCGGTGACGAGCCCCCATGGGTCCACCACCATGGCGTGACCATAGGTGACGCGCTTGTCGGAGTGCCGCCCACCTTGTGCGGGGGCGATGACGTAGCACTGGTTCTCGATGGCGCGGGCGCGCAGCAGCACCTCCCAGTGGTCCTTGCCCGTCATCAAGGTGAAGGCCGCTGGCACCGCCAGCATGGTGGCTCCCTGAGCGACCAGGCGTCGGTACAGCTCCGGGAAGCGCAGGTCGTAGCAGACGGAGAGCCCCAGCCGGCCCACCTCCGTGGTGGCCGCCACCACCTCTGTGCCGGGAGCCACCACCGCGGACTCGTGGTAGGTCGCCCCGTCTCCCACATCCACATCGAACAAGTGCATCTTGCGGTAGACGCCCAGCCGCTCGCCGTCCGGCCCGAAGAGGGTGCTGGTGTTGTAGAGGCGGCCGCCCGGGGCTCCGGTCTCGAGGATGGAGCCGGCCAGCACGGTGATGTTCTGCTCACGGGCCACCTCCGCCATGCGGGACAGGGTGGGGCCCTCCAGGGACTCGGCGGCGCTGGGACGTTCGACCTCGGAGCCCATCCAGCTGAAGTTCTCGGGCAGCCCCACCAGACGGGCTCCCAACTTCGCCGCCTGCCGGACGAGCCGGGTGGCGACTTCGAGGTTGTAGGCCTTGTCCGCGGTGGACACCATCTGAGCGGCGGCGATCAGGTGCATGGGGGCGTTATAACGGGATGGAGGGCGTGGAACCCTTGGGAATCATTGTCCTTGGGGGCCGTGTTCTACCTTGAGCATGGGTGCGTCATCCTTTACACGCCGTCTGGGCGTGTGCTAGGGGACCCGCCCGACATTTTTCGACGGCAGTTCTTCGAAAAGTGGGCCGACGTGCCCGCTTTTCTTTTTTTGGAGCCAGGTTTCCGGACGCATGGCGGAGAGCAACTTCAAGCAGACGGTGGAAGAGCGGGCGATGAGCCTGCTGGAGCCCATCGTTGCGGGCGAGGGGCTGGAACTCGTCGACCTCGAGTTCCTCCGCGAGCGCGAGGGGTGGGTGTTGCGCCTGTTCATCGACAAGCCTGGCGGTCGGGTGGGCTTGGACGAATGCACGCAGGTGTCCCGGGCGGTGGAGCCAAGCCTGGACGTCGAGGATTTCATCCCCAACGAGTACAACCTCGAGGTCTCCAGCCCCGGGGTCAACCGGCCTCTGAAGAAGCCGGCCCACTACGCGCGGGTGAAGGGACAGAAGGTCAAGGTGAAGACCTTCGGTCCCATCGGCGACCCGCCCCGCAAGAACTTCACTGGCACGCTCGCTGAGGTGACAGGGGAGGACATCGCGGTCGAAGTGGAGGGGGCGGGCAGCTTCCGCATCCCCTTCAAGGACATCGCCAAGGCCAACCTGGAGTTCGAGTTCTAGCCGTCGACATACAGGGCGCGCCGTGGAGCGGCGGGCCCGTGGACCCTTTTAGGAGAACGAAGACCATGCCTGCTCAAGCCAACCCCGCCGTCAACCTCAACCTCGTCCTCGACCAGGTCGCCAAGGACAAGGGCATCGAGAGGGGTGTGCTGATCGCGACCCTCGAGGACGCGATGAAGACCGCGGCCAAGAAGCACTTCGGCCAGGACCGCAACCTCGAGGCGAAGTACGACCCGGAGAAGGGCGTGGTGGAGCTGTTCCAGGCCATCGTCGTGGTGGATGAGATCACCGACCCGGTGCAGGCGGTGAACCAGATCCTCCTGGGCGAGGCCCGCAAGAAGGGCATGGAGGTCGAGGCCGGCGACGAGCTCGTCTTCCAGATCTTCTACCGCGACGAGGACGCCGCCGAGGCGAAGGCGCAGGACGACCAGTACGGGGACATCCTCCGGCTGAAGACGTTCCGCCGTGGCTTCGGCCGCATCGCCGCGCAGACGGCCAAGCAGGTCATCCTCCAGCGCACGCGGGATGCGGAGCGCGAGAACGTCTTCAACGAGTACAAGGACCGCAAGAACGAGATCGTCACGGGCATCGCCCGCCGGTTCGAGCGCGGCAACATCATCGTGGACCTGGGCCGCGCCGAGGCGGTGCTGCCGGTGCGCGAGCAGGTGCCGCGCGAGACGTACCGCCCGGGTGACCGCGTGCAGGCCTACGTGCTGGACGTGCTGCGCGAGTCCAAGGGCCCTCAGATCGTCCTGAGCCGCGCCTCGGTGAACCTGCTGACGAAGCTCTTCGAGATGGAGGTGCCCGAGATCGCCGAGGGCATCGTCGTCATCGAGGCGGCGGCGCGCGAGCCGGGCGGCCGGGCGAAGATCGCCGTGAGCAGCCGGGACGCGGACGTCGACCCGGTGGGCGCGTGCGTGGGCATGAAGGGCAGCCGCGTGCAGGCGGTGGTGCAGGAGCTGCGCGGCGAGAAGATCGACATCGTCCCCTACGACGAGGATCCGGCCCGCTTCGTGTGCGCCGCGCTGGCGCCCGCCGAGGTCAGCCGCGTCATCATCGACGAGGCCAACCACGCCATGGAGCTCATCGTCCCGGACGACCAGCTCTCCCTGGCCATCGGGCGGCGCGGGCAGAACGTGCGCCTGGCGGCCCAGCTGACGGGCTGGAAGCTGGACATCAACAGCGAGAGCCGCGTGCGCGAGATGCGCGAGTTCGCCAACCGCTCGCTCGGCGCGCTGCCCGGCATCAACGAGATGCTCATCGAGACGCTCTACGCCCATGGCTTCCGGCAGGCCAAGGACGTGGCCGAGGCCAGCCCCGATGTGCTCTCGCAGATTCCGGGCTTGGACCCCGCGCGCATCCCCGCGATGCAGGAGGCGGCGCGCAAGCAGATGGTGGACGACGCGGCCGAGCTGTCGCGCATGGACCACGAGCGGGAGCAGGCGCGCATCGCCGAGGCCCGCCGCCACCCGGATGAGCTGAGTCAGGCCGAGAGAATGGCTCGCGTCCGCGGCCTCGGCGAGAAGACCATCGAGGCGCTCATGTCCACCGGTTACAAGACGGTGGAGGAGATCGCCAACGAGAAGGATCTCCAGAAGCTCGGCGACGTGCCGGGCGTCGGAATCAAGAAGGCCCGCCAGCTCAAGAGCGCGGCCGAGAACTACCTGGTGGAGGAGGCCAAGCTCCGGGCCGAGCTCAATGCCGAGCGCGGGCTGCCTCCTCCCTCCGCGTCCGGGAGCGCGGAAGTCGCCAAGTCCCCGTAAGCTGTCCGGCCGGAGGGTGGGATGAGCCCGAAGTCCCGTTCCGGCCCCTCGCAGGGCCCTCTGCCAGAAGGGCCCGTTCGCAGCTGTGTCGGCTGCGGAGCCCGGCGCTCACAAGCCGAGCTCACCCGGGTCGCCTTGGACCCGGAAGGTGAAGTGGTGGTGGACAAGGAGAGGCGGCTGCCCGGCAGGGGCGCCTACCTCTGCGGTGCCGGGTGTCTGACGGCGGCGCTCAAGCGGAAGGCCTTCGGGCGGGCCTTTCGAGGAAGGGCGGGCAAGGTTGACCCGCTGAAGCTCGGGCAGGCGTGGGAGTCTGGCTCGGGGCCTTGAGGGGTGGCGAGGGGGAGTGGGTGTTAAGGACCACTCGCACACATTTTTGGATTAGGGTGCTGCGCCCCGGTATCGGCGGAGCAGAAGGCCAAGCAACGTATGTCGAAGAAGCGCGTTCACGAAATCGCCAAAGAGCTCAAGAACCACGGCATCGAGCTCGACAACAAGGAGGTCGTCACCGAGCTCGCGGCGCTCGGTTACGACGTCAAGAGCCATTCGTCCTCGCTCGATGACGATCAGGCCACGGCTGCGGTCCAGAAGATCTTGGACAAGCGCAAGCCGAAGCAGGCCGCACCGCCGGTGACGGCCAAGGGCTTCGTGGTGCGCCGCAAGGTCGGCCCGCCCGCCGGAGCCACGAGCGAGCAGGCCCCCGAGGCGGCCTCCGAGGCTTCACAGGCGGCTCAGCCCGAGCCCGAGGTGGAGGCTCCTCGCGTCGCCGCGCAGCCCGAGCCCGAGCCTGAGGTCGAGGCTCCTCGCGCCGCCGCGCAGCCCGAGCCAGTAGCCGAGGCGCCGAAGGCTCCCGCGCAGCCCGAGCCTGCCACCACCGAGGCTCCTCGCGCCGCCGCGCAGCCCGAGCCTGTGGCCGAGGCGCCGAAGGCTCCCGCGCAGCCCGAGCCTGCCACCACCGAGGCTCCTCGCGCCGCCGCGCAGCCCGAGCCCGTGGCTGAGGCGCCGAAGGCTCCCGCGCAGCCCCAGCCCGCCGTCGAGGCGCCCCGGGCCGCCGTGCAGCCGCCGGTCTCCACGCCGCCGCGTTCTCCCGTTCAGGAAAGGTCTTCCTTGCCCACGACTCCCCCGCGCACGCCGGTTCCTCCGACAGTCCGGACGCCCGGCACGCAGGCGACCGTCATCTCCCGTCCGGCGCCCGGCATGTCCGGTCGTCCCGGTGGTCCGTCCCAGGGGGGTCGTCCCGGTGGTCCGGGTGGCCGTCCTGGCGCGCCGATGCATGGCGGTCGTCCGGGTGGTCCCGGGCAGCAGCACCGGCCGGGTGGTCCCGGTCAGTACCGTTCGAGTGGTGGCCCGGGCTCCGGTCCGGTGCGTCCCACCTCTTCGCCGGGAATTGGCGGTGGCGCTCAGGCTTCGGCCTCGCCGACCCAGCCCGGGCAGCCGCCCGTCATGGTCGGCGGCGTGCCGCACGCCCCGGTCTCGCAGGAGCAGCGCCAGATGCGCCCCACGGCCACCCAGGCCGTCGTCATCTCGCGCCCGCTCATCCAGGTTCGCCGCGTAACGCCCACGACGTCCGCGCAGAAGCAGTACCCGATGGCGCCGGGCAAGAAGGCCATCGGCGAGGTGCGCGAGTTCAAGGTCGTCCCGGATCACGCCGGTCGCGGCCGTGAGCTGGTCGACGTCTCCAAGAACAAGGACAAGGCGCCGCGCAAGAGGGGTGGACCCAATGACACGTCCATCTCCAAGCAGGAGCTGACGGACCTGGTCTGGGGTCGCGTCAACATCCCCGTTCGCGGCAAGAAGAAGAAGCCGACGAAGA containing:
- the panC gene encoding pantoate--beta-alanine ligase; translated protein: MALQVLRTVDEVKAWVASVRREGRRLALVPTMGYLHEGHLSLMREGRKRADVVAASIFVNPTQFGPKEDLGRYPRDFQGDLAKCASAGVEVVFAPEPSVMYPPGYQTYVEVTEVSQGLCGARRPGHFRGVATIVTQLLCLFRPDVSLFGEKDYQQLQVIKALNRDLHLGGEVLGMPTVREADGLAMSSRNAYLTAEERQRALAISRGLQAAQALHRAGTSDGVALTEAVRRELRAAELREDYVELVDAERLTSLSAVQPGQPARLLVAAFCGATRLIDNQPIGG
- the panB gene encoding 3-methyl-2-oxobutanoate hydroxymethyltransferase, yielding MKDKVTIHTLKRLKQSGQKICMVTAYDATFARLLDEAGADVLLVGDSLGMVVQGHDSTLPVTMDQMIYHCTAVTRGARRAHVVGDMPFMSYQTSVEAAVRNAGRLVAEGGVGSVKLEGGAEFAETVAAITRASIPVMGHLGLTPQSVHKMGGYVVQGKDENAARKILHDAQALERAGCYALVLEGVPAELGWQITQRLSIPTIGIGAGVACDGQVLVCYDLLGMNPNFKPKFVKRYADLHGSITGAAGAFFAEVRAGTFPDEDHSFHSKTLRLVASNAHPATEGAEGAEGTEKVGPVYGVPV
- a CDS encoding HD domain-containing phosphohydrolase, which produces MRLFKAILLLMLVASIIPTLMVGWLSVSHTRELLVRDAQELAQERVKQLRLKLDNLLSEPTEAVVALTNTAFFTHPPVQQRALLGSVLSQHREVLAITVFTAQGERMPGLQAFAVNDLPPTAVAEHEARARALLQGLTGMSYAEVVHQGPQHVPVLTLAFPVGEPVKGYIAADLSLAGLQELLLQERVGSSGFFYVTDRHGHLLAGGAALGENPDISQRGPVEHLLRQLTHSPDSEHFHVGNFGKGKDATVAAYTVLPELGWAIVSEQPVVQAYHQVGSMERRILMALGGAILVALVLAAVFSRNLTRPLKNFTAKALELAGGKFGAEVEIRQKNELGELAQTFNYMSKQLMAYDMENRRLYESLEQGYLETIVALANSIDSKDAYTRGHSQRVGDVAVEIGRELTLPERQLKQLQYGGILHDIGKIGIVESILCKQSRLTDAEMAIMREHPAIGDSIIGPVSFLTSVRACVRSHHERWDGSGYPDKLKGEEIPMLARIVACADTFDACTSTRPYQKAMPLEQAMQILDKLSGAQLDPKVVEALRRVLQKKGVRLEGHRQPVKLAS
- the smpB gene encoding SsrA-binding protein SmpB, which codes for MAGGKAKGVGSEPGVRVIAENRKARAAYTVDEKLEAGLQLQGSEVKALREGTANLSDAYALPKGSELYLLNAHIGSYKPANVFTHEPTRGRKLLLHRAEIDRWAAKVRERGYSIIPLVLYFKNGRAKVELGLCRGKSHEDRRQDIKERETKREMDREVRRR
- a CDS encoding ClpXP protease specificity-enhancing factor SspB → MDKKGPDKKERLLAALEQGMVMIHLDARRPGVLVPSELRNESHLRLNLSYRFDPPDLSVTEWGVRSTLSFGGKRFTVAVPWSALFAIASHVTKELFWMYPDDMPAELLQQTMVTTKVSTQEVVPTPAPAPASAEARPRAVLREVPSGEGKEPEPEGPRDEPPTPRKGHLRLVK
- a CDS encoding DUF971 domain-containing protein, with protein sequence MSFWDRIKPAPKPVKATDVQLAPDSMRLTLTWDDGVHTSASAQVLRQQCPCAACVDEWTHQRTLDPNRVPADTRVQALQPVGNYALTFTFSDGHSTGIYPWQLLRDITQPQG
- a CDS encoding serine/threonine-protein kinase — encoded protein: MNERYRLVRPLASGGMAELFLGLSRGAEGFEKHVAIKRILPYLAKEEGIAKMFLSEAKLATHLHHQNLVSVYDVGTDADGLFLVMELVNGWDLGALIRRAKRQGTRFPPHLVAFIGAQALAGLIHAYRRTHNGRPVLTAHRDISPSNILVSREGEVKVTDFGIARLEGVSNGTQPGVFKGKPSYAAPEVVTGAPATAASDQFSLGIVLYELLTGQHPFSDSSEAIIVAMAIAQREPPPLTHVPEPLVEVVMRALAKQPEARFAQPEAMAEALARYLARAGEPATSHALADFLAKLNLPPTLLEQAEAAREPAAAQPPLAAAPRASPPAPPPAAPPPGIRGIEASAEWSLAPGSRELSMSGRLISPPSPVVPVDTQPGANALPSLELDLSGQGVNGPSEDVSAEPALARTYPGVAAHPAQEPAPSFRCVRCDSPLPSAYAPCDRCAANLTSQGPAPLAAAPLSAVEIPEEKLELQERAARQETLWEPDRRSPWVRWALRLGVLGVLVAGGYYALPHLKVLLPSAENMVRTTLSTTPAELPPLIVRSQPEGAQVRVNGEDKGTTPLLMDNVYPAGADIPVQVSLPGYKPWKGTFTGGAPAHFDVKLQKQR